A portion of the Sebastes fasciatus isolate fSebFas1 chromosome 2, fSebFas1.pri, whole genome shotgun sequence genome contains these proteins:
- the LOC141783015 gene encoding hatching enzyme 1.2-like, giving the protein MTDTCVTFVMKTWQWDYLDFFPGSGCWSFLGQTGGRQLISLEQGSCVYKGTVQHEALHSLGFHHEQVRSDRDRYISILTQNIRPGAERNFQKKNTNNLGTGYDFNSIMHYSKYAFSKNGQPTIVAKRNPDQVLGKAKEMSQTDILRVNKLYGCSE; this is encoded by the exons ATGACTGACACCTGCGTTACCTTTGTCATGAAGACCTGGCAATGGGATTACCTCGACTTCTTCCCTGGATCTGG gtgttgGTCCTTCCTGGGCCAAACGGGGGGTAGACAGCTCATCTCCCTGGAGCAAGGTAGTTGCGTGTACAAGGGCACGGTGCAGCACGAAGCTCTCCACTCTCTGGGCTTCCACCACGAGCAAGTCCGCTCCGACAGAGACCGATACATCTCCATCCTCACCCAGAACATCAGGCCAG GAGCTGAAAGAAACTTCCAGAAGAAGAACACTAACAACTTGGGTACTGGTTACGACTTCAACTCTATCATGCACTACAGCAA GTACGCCTTCTCCAAAAACGGGCAGCCAACCATCGTCGCTAAGCGCAACCCTGACCAAGTCCTTGGAAAAGCCAAAGAGATGAGCCAAACTGACATCCTTCGCGTCAACAAGCTTTACGGATGCAGTGAGTGA